A single window of Sulfurovum sp. UBA12169 DNA harbors:
- a CDS encoding C4-dicarboxylate ABC transporter — MQRRDFITSAALGATAFALNACHREDEAKKGSLATINKAKKVTLKLATSWPAHFPIMGTGVDKFVERCAELSDGTLEIKVYPKNILVPALQVFDATSAAQIDAFHSGVYYWKGKNSAFSIFGGMPLGFTSEEMITWLKFGGGYALWRELYGKFNLYPLVGGTTGPQMGGWFKKQINSLADLQGLKMRIPGLAGEVMEHLGVNPVLLPAGDIYTALERGTIDATEWVGPALDNMMGFSKVAPYYYTGWHEPGSILELTFNKTRWEKLTPQHQAIITAASEEMTSTMLQEFRYENAKAYQSLSSAVEIKTFPPEVIDAAKKALKDVLAQESAKSEDFKRVLKSYETFSSLNKPWDDISTKNFLEIRG; from the coding sequence ATGCAAAGACGAGACTTTATAACATCCGCCGCACTGGGTGCAACTGCTTTTGCGCTGAACGCTTGCCACAGAGAGGATGAGGCCAAGAAAGGGAGTTTAGCAACTATCAATAAAGCAAAAAAAGTCACTCTTAAGCTTGCAACATCATGGCCTGCACATTTTCCCATAATGGGAACCGGCGTTGATAAGTTTGTCGAGCGATGTGCCGAACTTAGTGATGGCACACTCGAGATCAAAGTCTATCCGAAAAACATTCTTGTTCCGGCCTTACAGGTTTTTGATGCAACTTCGGCGGCACAGATTGATGCTTTTCACTCCGGTGTCTATTATTGGAAAGGTAAAAATTCGGCATTTTCTATCTTCGGAGGAATGCCTCTTGGATTTACGAGCGAAGAGATGATTACCTGGCTTAAATTTGGGGGCGGATATGCACTATGGAGAGAGCTGTACGGAAAGTTCAATCTCTATCCGTTAGTGGGAGGGACCACAGGACCGCAAATGGGCGGATGGTTTAAAAAACAGATCAACTCCCTGGCTGACCTTCAAGGGCTTAAAATGCGTATACCGGGACTTGCGGGCGAAGTCATGGAACATCTAGGCGTTAATCCCGTTCTTTTGCCTGCAGGGGATATCTATACTGCACTTGAGCGAGGCACCATTGATGCTACAGAATGGGTGGGGCCGGCGCTGGATAATATGATGGGTTTTTCCAAAGTTGCGCCCTACTACTACACAGGCTGGCATGAGCCGGGTTCGATTTTGGAGCTGACTTTTAACAAAACAAGATGGGAAAAACTAACTCCTCAGCATCAAGCCATCATTACTGCAGCAAGCGAAGAGATGACAAGCACGATGCTTCAAGAGTTTAGATACGAAAATGCAAAAGCATATCAAAGTCTTTCCTCGGCTGTTGAGATCAAAACGTTTCCTCCGGAAGTGATCGATGCTGCCAAAAAAGCGTTAAAAGATGTTTTGGCACAAGAAAGTGCAAAAAGCGAAGACTTTAAACGTGTCTTAAAAAGCTATGAAACTTTTAGCAGCCTTAACAAGCCGTGGGATGACATCAGCACAAAAAACTTCTTGGAAATCAGAGGATGA
- a CDS encoding class 1 fructose-bisphosphatase, whose translation MQTIFNTIKTIALKIDHAIKTEDLGYSNTENSSGEEQLKLDVKSDYIVEQAFMEVSIVKALVSEEKEGILEINKDGKYTICYDPLDGSSLADVNLSVGSIFGIYEGELKGENLIASAYVVYGPRIELMVATKKGKPLHYRAQGEEFNLIGEVSLGQKGKLNAPGGTQQNWSTCHKNFVDDLFAKGYRLRYSGGMVPDLHQILLKGGGLFSYPGTSDKPEGKLRQLFEVIPFALMYEQAGGKAINSNGVRLLELIPEHPHDTTPCFFGSDYEIEALKKAYGIKA comes from the coding sequence ATGCAAACTATTTTTAACACCATCAAAACTATTGCTCTCAAAATAGATCACGCCATAAAAACAGAAGATCTTGGATACAGCAACACGGAGAATTCTTCCGGTGAAGAACAACTCAAGCTGGACGTAAAAAGCGACTACATCGTTGAACAGGCTTTCATGGAAGTTTCCATTGTCAAAGCGCTGGTGAGCGAAGAAAAAGAAGGGATTTTGGAGATAAATAAGGATGGAAAATACACGATCTGCTATGACCCTCTTGATGGCTCCAGCTTGGCTGATGTCAACCTTTCTGTCGGATCTATTTTTGGTATCTATGAAGGGGAGCTTAAAGGCGAAAATCTCATTGCATCGGCATATGTTGTCTATGGACCGCGCATTGAACTCATGGTTGCCACCAAAAAGGGCAAACCGCTTCACTACAGAGCGCAGGGAGAAGAGTTTAATCTCATTGGCGAAGTTTCACTGGGTCAAAAAGGCAAACTCAACGCACCGGGCGGCACACAACAAAACTGGAGCACCTGCCACAAAAATTTTGTAGATGATCTTTTTGCGAAAGGATATAGGCTGCGTTATTCCGGAGGCATGGTGCCGGACCTCCACCAAATCCTGCTTAAAGGCGGCGGACTCTTCTCTTATCCCGGCACCTCTGACAAACCGGAAGGTAAACTCAGACAGCTTTTCGAAGTTATCCCTTTCGCACTCATGTATGAACAAGCAGGCGGTAAAGCAATCAACAGTAATGGTGTCAGGCTTCTTGAGCTTATCCCAGAACATCCCCATGACACTACCCCTTGCTTTTTTGGTTCAGACTACGAGATAGAAGCACTCAAAAAAGCCTATGGAATCAAAGCCTAA
- a CDS encoding endonuclease has translation MYHVYILRCADDTLYTGIATELQRRIDEHNHSPKGAKYTMCRRPVMLVYSEMHEDRSSASRREYEIKKKMTRAQKLNLIKD, from the coding sequence ATGTATCACGTTTATATTCTCAGATGTGCAGATGACACGCTCTATACGGGTATTGCTACAGAGTTGCAACGTCGTATTGATGAACACAATCACTCTCCAAAAGGAGCGAAATACACAATGTGCAGACGACCTGTAATGCTTGTTTATAGTGAAATGCATGAAGATAGAAGCAGTGCTTCCAGAAGAGAATATGAAATTAAAAAAAAGATGACCAGGGCGCAAAAACTAAATCTTATAAAAGATTAA
- a CDS encoding lytic murein transglycosylase produces MECYLFNNCGHTIRKQRFDKLLSSKEYRLMTMDEKFDQSIRIILSEDLPKLRQSLMQPPAEGNLISPQTHFKLGLYALSQNKPKIALLYFGQARKKFTERKDKDKANFWLYLVSKDKGYLKNLLNGYHVNMYTLAARDIMKMKYPKTITPKLSPARIGHFNIQDPIHWAALKEKLFSGRYNLQHLADEYKSDETIGPYTYIKAKASNFKESYFPMPYRNIMKNLSPKRQALLYAIARQESRFVPASVSRSFALGMMQIMPFLVEDIAMKKGEKIDLDEMFNPYKALDYANFHLDYLTTYLYHPLFVAYAYNGGIGFTRNLITTQKYFRPGAYQPYWSMETIQNEEAKEYGKHVLTNYVIYMNKLGQPTRLLPFLESLTTPSKTDKFRQ; encoded by the coding sequence ATGGAGTGCTACCTTTTCAACAATTGCGGACATACCATACGCAAACAAAGATTTGACAAGCTTCTCTCCTCAAAAGAGTATCGACTCATGACTATGGATGAAAAATTTGACCAAAGTATTCGGATTATACTCTCAGAGGATCTGCCCAAACTACGTCAGTCACTAATGCAGCCGCCGGCAGAAGGCAATCTCATCTCCCCTCAAACGCATTTTAAACTTGGCCTTTATGCACTTTCGCAAAATAAGCCTAAAATCGCATTACTCTATTTTGGACAAGCCAGAAAAAAATTTACCGAAAGAAAAGACAAAGACAAAGCTAATTTTTGGCTGTATCTAGTCAGCAAAGACAAGGGATATCTAAAAAATCTGCTCAACGGCTATCATGTCAATATGTATACTCTTGCCGCACGTGATATCATGAAAATGAAATACCCAAAGACGATCACCCCAAAGCTTTCCCCTGCTCGCATTGGTCATTTCAACATACAAGATCCTATTCATTGGGCAGCGCTTAAAGAAAAACTCTTTTCGGGCAGATACAACCTGCAGCATTTAGCCGATGAATATAAATCTGATGAAACCATTGGACCCTATACTTACATCAAAGCCAAAGCATCCAACTTCAAAGAATCATACTTTCCAATGCCTTACCGCAATATAATGAAAAATCTTAGCCCAAAACGCCAGGCGCTTTTGTATGCAATCGCCAGACAAGAAAGTCGTTTTGTACCCGCTTCGGTTTCGCGTTCATTTGCGCTTGGCATGATGCAAATCATGCCGTTTTTGGTCGAAGATATAGCTATGAAAAAAGGCGAAAAAATAGATCTCGATGAGATGTTTAATCCCTATAAAGCTTTAGATTATGCCAATTTTCATTTAGACTATCTCACCACATATCTTTATCATCCGCTTTTTGTCGCATATGCATATAATGGGGGCATAGGGTTTACCAGAAATCTTATCACAACACAAAAGTATTTTAGACCCGGCGCCTATCAACCTTATTGGAGTATGGAGACAATACAAAACGAAGAAGCAAAAGAATACGGCAAGCATGTCCTTACTAACTATGTGATCTACATGAATAAACTCGGACAGCCGACGAGACTTTTACCCTTTCTTGAGTCACTCACCACACCCTCCAAAACAGACAAGTTTAGACAGTAG
- a CDS encoding methionine--tRNA ligase: MPCYKNVYITTPIYYVNDIAHIGHAYTTIIADTLARYSRMSGLDTFFLTGTDEHGQKIEESAKTKGKSTQAYADEISATFKNLWDDFHISYDKFIRTTDKDHKTGVQKAFSVMHGNGDIYKDVYKGHYCISCETFFPKTQLVDDEFCPECGKSTVIVEEESYFFKLSKYQEKLLEWYHNNPDCILPKSKRNEVIRFVEGGLDDLSITRTSFDWGVKLPENFNDPKHVMYVWLDALMNYVTALGYGTDEKNMRYWPAHVHLIGKDILRFHAIYWPAFLMSLDLPLPKHIAAHGWWTRDGEKMSKSKGNVVNPREVAHAYGLDNFRYFLLREVPFGGDGDFSQKALIDRINSDLGNDLGNLLNRLIGMSEKYFEGNVDCTDIYKFYQTELDEMEASLEKLEPMLFEMQIHRYLEELWRPLSIANKAIDRYQPWTLMKEGKTEEVMALNGLVAVILAKVSTMLYPVMPETSVKIANVLGFKIDHANWNHLIKQKNLLSPFMLEKIPPLFPRIEEPLLAQTEPENKKLEAKATKKEEQKTTEQKNAGIALIGIDQFFQTSLKVGTVIEAEEVPKSSKLLLLQVDIGEESPRQVVAGIKEWYSPEDILGTQVCMVANLKPAKLMGLKSEGMLLAAKDSEGLSLIRPEKPKTAGTPIG, encoded by the coding sequence ATGCCTTGTTATAAAAATGTCTACATTACAACCCCCATCTACTATGTCAACGATATTGCACACATTGGTCATGCCTATACAACAATCATTGCAGATACTTTAGCGCGCTACTCCCGTATGAGCGGTCTTGACACTTTCTTTCTTACCGGCACTGATGAGCACGGTCAAAAAATCGAAGAGTCAGCCAAAACCAAAGGAAAAAGTACACAGGCCTATGCTGATGAGATCTCTGCAACCTTTAAAAACCTTTGGGATGATTTTCATATCTCCTACGATAAGTTTATTCGAACCACCGATAAAGACCACAAAACAGGTGTGCAAAAAGCTTTTTCTGTCATGCATGGCAATGGAGATATTTATAAAGATGTCTATAAGGGGCATTACTGTATCTCATGTGAGACTTTTTTTCCAAAAACACAACTTGTGGATGATGAGTTTTGTCCCGAATGCGGAAAAAGCACAGTAATTGTCGAGGAAGAGAGTTATTTTTTTAAACTTTCAAAATACCAAGAGAAACTCTTAGAGTGGTATCACAATAACCCTGATTGCATCCTTCCAAAAAGCAAAAGAAATGAAGTAATTCGTTTTGTAGAAGGAGGACTGGATGACCTCTCTATCACGCGCACAAGCTTTGACTGGGGTGTAAAGCTGCCTGAAAATTTCAATGATCCCAAACATGTGATGTATGTATGGCTGGATGCTTTGATGAATTACGTTACCGCGCTGGGATACGGTACAGATGAGAAAAATATGCGTTACTGGCCTGCACATGTGCACCTTATAGGAAAAGATATCTTGCGTTTCCATGCTATTTATTGGCCGGCATTTTTGATGAGCCTCGACTTGCCTTTGCCTAAACATATCGCGGCACACGGATGGTGGACAAGAGACGGCGAGAAGATGAGCAAATCCAAAGGCAATGTTGTAAATCCAAGAGAAGTAGCCCATGCTTATGGTTTGGATAATTTTCGCTACTTCCTGCTCAGGGAAGTGCCTTTTGGCGGAGATGGCGACTTTTCCCAGAAAGCCCTCATAGACCGCATTAACTCAGATCTTGGCAATGACCTTGGCAACCTGCTCAACCGCCTTATAGGCATGAGTGAAAAATATTTTGAAGGCAACGTCGATTGTACCGATATCTATAAATTTTATCAGACCGAACTCGATGAAATGGAAGCTTCTTTGGAAAAACTTGAACCTATGCTTTTTGAAATGCAAATCCATCGATACCTCGAAGAACTCTGGAGACCGCTTTCAATAGCAAACAAAGCAATCGACAGATATCAGCCATGGACACTTATGAAGGAAGGCAAAACAGAAGAGGTTATGGCACTCAATGGGCTTGTAGCGGTTATTCTGGCCAAAGTGTCCACCATGCTCTACCCCGTGATGCCGGAAACTTCTGTCAAGATTGCCAATGTACTGGGCTTCAAGATAGATCACGCGAACTGGAATCATCTCATTAAGCAGAAAAATCTCTTAAGTCCTTTTATGCTTGAAAAGATCCCTCCCCTGTTTCCTCGCATTGAAGAACCTCTGCTTGCACAGACTGAGCCTGAAAATAAAAAGCTTGAAGCAAAAGCAACAAAGAAAGAAGAGCAAAAAACAACGGAACAAAAAAATGCAGGCATTGCACTTATAGGCATCGACCAATTCTTTCAAACTTCACTAAAAGTGGGGACCGTCATAGAAGCTGAAGAGGTACCCAAAAGCAGCAAGCTTCTTTTGCTTCAGGTCGATATAGGCGAAGAAAGCCCGCGCCAGGTTGTCGCAGGAATTAAAGAGTGGTATAGTCCCGAAGATATTCTTGGTACCCAAGTCTGCATGGTTGCAAATCTTAAGCCTGCAAAACTTATGGGCCTAAAAAGCGAAGGCATGCTTCTTGCAGCCAAAGACAGCGAGGGACTCTCCCTCATCCGCCCGGAAAAACCAAAAACAGCGGGCACCCCCATAGGATAA
- a CDS encoding 23S rRNA (guanosine(2251)-2'-O)-methyltransferase RlmB: protein MRDSDQYLAKKAFFDKVLTIYGRNAVHEALEDKSIAVHKLHLSSSNKPSFELDKMVSIAKERGIEIAYHDKQALSRISKNAKQDQGVALDIVLEYSNDAAHFLSVHEKYRIVALDGVTNPQNLGMIIRSCAAGNVDAILLPVKGAAQISPLVIKASAGTLFKIPIIQTPNLKKTLEYFKAHGAMLYTLSSHAGKSYKHEKYGHKTIFVLGNESEGVSRDVESVCDGGISIPMQRDVESLNVAVAASLLAFL from the coding sequence GTGAGAGATTCTGATCAATACCTTGCCAAAAAAGCATTTTTTGACAAGGTGCTCACGATTTATGGCCGCAATGCCGTGCACGAGGCACTGGAGGATAAAAGTATTGCTGTCCATAAATTGCATCTTTCTTCTTCCAATAAACCTTCTTTTGAGTTAGATAAAATGGTAAGCATCGCCAAAGAAAGAGGGATTGAAATTGCCTATCATGACAAGCAGGCACTTTCGCGCATCTCAAAAAATGCCAAACAAGATCAGGGGGTGGCTCTTGATATTGTATTGGAATATTCAAACGATGCAGCGCATTTCCTCTCGGTTCATGAAAAATACCGTATCGTGGCGCTTGATGGGGTAACCAATCCCCAGAATCTTGGCATGATTATTCGTTCTTGTGCCGCGGGGAATGTAGATGCAATTTTGCTTCCTGTTAAAGGTGCGGCACAGATTTCACCCTTGGTAATCAAGGCAAGCGCGGGAACACTTTTTAAAATACCAATTATTCAAACACCCAATCTCAAAAAAACATTGGAATATTTTAAAGCACACGGCGCAATGCTCTATACGCTCTCTTCCCATGCCGGCAAAAGCTATAAGCATGAGAAGTATGGCCATAAAACCATATTTGTTTTGGGTAACGAGAGCGAGGGTGTGAGCCGCGATGTTGAGTCTGTATGTGATGGGGGCATCTCTATCCCGATGCAGCGAGATGTTGAATCACTCAATGTGGCTGTTGCGGCTTCACTTTTAGCTTTTTTATAG
- a CDS encoding sodium-independent anion transporter produces the protein MKNIFQPKLFTLLKEGISKEQIMSDVFAGIIVGIVALPLAIAFAVASGVSPEKGLITAVIAGFLISFLGGSRVQIGGPTGAFVVIIYALVEQYGIDGLIISTIMAGIILIIFGLLKLGALLRYFPHPLIVGFTSGIAVVIFSTQIKDAFGLDIEKLPSEFIEKWQVYFLHSADINFYALIIAIITILIVVYSKHITTKVPGSFIAIIVVTAVVAVADIPVSTIESFFGTIPNDINFTLPNLDLSNLSMYIAPALTIALLGGIESLLSAVVADGMIGSNHRSNTELISQGIANVVTPFFGGIPATGAIARTATNVKNGGRTPIAGIVHALTLFLIMILFADLAKLIPMACLAGILIVVSYNMSEWRSFVSILRGSPFDIAVLLSTFFLTVLVDLTIAIEVGVVLASLLFMKRMADIGGMIPENTDSDEMENYSNIPEGISVYEIGGPLFFASAKQYAETIKNIGFSSNILIIRMRHVPFIDSTALHNLEETVKTLKNAGVTIIMSGTNDKVYKDLKQHNIISLIGENHISKSFEKALIHAKSILNAESK, from the coding sequence ATGAAAAATATTTTTCAACCAAAGCTTTTTACTCTCTTGAAAGAAGGTATCTCCAAAGAGCAGATCATGTCGGATGTATTTGCAGGCATTATTGTGGGTATTGTTGCTCTTCCACTTGCGATAGCTTTTGCTGTTGCCTCGGGTGTTTCTCCCGAGAAAGGATTGATTACTGCAGTTATTGCCGGTTTTCTTATCTCATTTTTGGGGGGGAGCAGAGTTCAAATCGGAGGTCCAACCGGTGCTTTTGTGGTTATTATTTATGCGTTAGTTGAGCAGTACGGTATTGACGGGCTTATCATTTCTACGATTATGGCCGGAATTATTTTGATCATTTTTGGACTTTTGAAACTCGGCGCACTGCTAAGATATTTTCCACACCCTCTCATAGTCGGCTTTACAAGCGGGATTGCAGTTGTTATTTTTTCAACACAAATCAAAGATGCTTTTGGGCTGGACATAGAAAAATTACCATCGGAATTTATAGAAAAATGGCAAGTCTATTTTTTGCATAGCGCAGATATAAATTTCTACGCACTCATAATTGCAATAATTACTATTTTGATTGTGGTTTATTCTAAACATATTACAACAAAAGTTCCCGGTTCATTTATAGCTATTATTGTGGTTACCGCCGTTGTTGCCGTTGCAGACATTCCTGTTTCAACTATAGAATCTTTTTTCGGAACCATTCCTAATGATATAAATTTTACTCTTCCGAATTTAGATTTGAGCAATCTGTCTATGTATATTGCTCCGGCACTTACTATCGCTCTTCTAGGAGGGATAGAATCACTTTTGTCTGCGGTTGTCGCTGATGGCATGATAGGATCAAACCATCGCTCAAACACTGAGCTGATTTCACAAGGTATAGCAAATGTGGTCACGCCGTTTTTTGGCGGGATTCCGGCAACCGGCGCGATTGCACGAACGGCAACAAATGTAAAAAATGGGGGACGAACTCCTATTGCCGGCATAGTTCATGCTTTAACACTTTTCTTAATCATGATTTTGTTTGCAGATTTGGCAAAACTTATTCCGATGGCATGTTTGGCCGGTATTCTGATTGTTGTTTCATACAATATGAGTGAATGGCGCTCTTTCGTGTCTATTTTGAGAGGTTCGCCGTTTGATATAGCTGTTTTGCTTTCTACCTTTTTCTTAACGGTACTGGTGGATTTAACCATTGCTATAGAGGTCGGCGTTGTTTTGGCCTCACTCTTATTTATGAAGCGTATGGCGGACATTGGAGGCATGATCCCGGAAAATACGGACAGCGACGAAATGGAAAACTACTCCAATATTCCCGAGGGGATCTCCGTTTATGAGATAGGCGGACCGCTTTTTTTTGCATCAGCAAAACAATATGCAGAAACGATAAAAAATATTGGATTTTCAAGTAACATTTTGATTATCCGTATGCGCCATGTTCCCTTTATTGATTCAACCGCCCTTCATAATCTTGAAGAAACCGTAAAAACATTAAAAAACGCCGGAGTTACCATAATAATGTCCGGAACTAACGATAAGGTATACAAAGATTTAAAGCAACACAATATCATCTCATTGATAGGCGAAAATCATATATCGAAGTCTTTTGAAAAAGCGTTAATTCATGCAAAAAGCATACTCAACGCAGAGAGTAAGTAA
- the mobB gene encoding molybdopterin-guanine dinucleotide biosynthesis protein B has translation MHKRVAVAFTGPSNSGKTTLIEKIAKELIKNYKVAIIKNDPKDKARFDIEGKDSYIFSQTGAEVVVTSPTRTTYFSQKEKNLDDIVHMIRDFDILLVEGLKTLPLPRIAIFRNKIDESYFDCSEAIAIDDSIDTSCYTIPSSINILDLNDTNAIIEWINHHAKEI, from the coding sequence ATGCATAAAAGAGTTGCGGTAGCCTTTACGGGTCCGTCAAATAGCGGCAAAACAACACTGATTGAAAAAATTGCAAAAGAACTAATTAAAAATTATAAAGTTGCCATTATTAAAAACGACCCCAAAGACAAAGCAAGGTTTGATATCGAAGGTAAAGACAGCTATATCTTTTCACAAACAGGCGCGGAAGTGGTCGTCACCTCACCTACCCGCACCACCTACTTTTCGCAAAAAGAAAAAAATTTGGATGACATTGTTCACATGATAAGAGACTTTGATATCCTGCTTGTTGAGGGGCTAAAAACACTTCCGCTTCCGCGCATTGCCATTTTTAGGAATAAGATAGATGAAAGCTATTTTGATTGCAGTGAAGCCATCGCAATTGATGATTCAATCGATACAAGCTGCTATACTATACCTTCATCCATAAATATACTTGATCTCAATGATACAAATGCGATCATTGAATGGATCAATCATCACGCCAAAGAGATATAA
- a CDS encoding enoyl-[acyl-carrier-protein] reductase FabI, protein MIMKGKKGVILGIANKKSIAYGIAKACQEQGAQMAITFLNERFEQKLAPVADELECGGRFYPCDVSKPEEIKALRASLEKEMGQIDFIVHSIAFAPKEGLSGRFMDISKEAFDVAMDISVYSLIEVVRELKPILSGNASVLTLSYYGGVKYIPNYNLMGVAKAALEMTTKYLAEDLGKDGIRVNAISAGPIKTLAAAGIGDFGFMLKWNAAHSPLKQNVTIEQVGNSGMYLLSDLSSGVTGEIHYVDAGFNIMGMPAVEFDENGRPKIAWNGE, encoded by the coding sequence ATGATAATGAAAGGCAAAAAAGGTGTTATTTTAGGCATCGCAAATAAAAAATCTATCGCTTACGGGATTGCAAAAGCATGTCAAGAGCAGGGCGCCCAGATGGCAATTACATTTCTTAATGAACGATTTGAGCAAAAACTTGCACCCGTTGCCGATGAATTGGAATGCGGGGGAAGATTTTATCCATGTGATGTAAGCAAGCCTGAAGAAATCAAAGCATTAAGAGCATCACTTGAAAAAGAGATGGGACAGATAGATTTTATTGTGCATTCTATTGCCTTTGCACCCAAAGAAGGACTTAGCGGTCGGTTTATGGATATTTCCAAAGAGGCATTTGATGTGGCGATGGATATTTCTGTGTATTCACTTATAGAAGTGGTAAGGGAACTAAAACCTATTCTATCGGGCAACGCTTCAGTATTGACATTGAGTTATTACGGCGGTGTAAAATATATTCCCAACTACAATCTTATGGGTGTCGCCAAAGCAGCATTGGAAATGACAACCAAATATCTTGCCGAAGATTTAGGCAAAGACGGTATTCGTGTCAATGCAATCTCTGCGGGACCTATCAAAACACTTGCCGCTGCGGGTATCGGAGATTTTGGTTTTATGCTCAAATGGAATGCTGCACATTCTCCGCTAAAGCAGAATGTAACGATCGAGCAGGTAGGAAATTCGGGGATGTATCTTCTTTCTGATTTGAGTTCGGGTGTCACGGGTGAAATTCATTATGTGGATGCCGGATTTAACATTATGGGGATGCCGGCAGTTGAATTTGACGAAAACGGAAGACCAAAAATTGCCTGGAATGGAGAGTGA
- a CDS encoding methyltransferase, translating to MKCHICSQETLSFADPKTTILYYQCRECEYIFKSPKYYQDLAVQQKRYDLHQNNENDAGYREYYRRFLNFILPFAGHAKNGLDFGCGATSLLSDMIAKNNIVCDYYDPIYHSDLIDKNKKYDLIVSTEVFEHLHHPKLVFESLLNRLSDNGILAVQTQFHTNNREDFLRWYYHHDATHIVFFTAKTFMVLSEQFNCKLVGNNGKNIVVIRKNSTKIPKIFESGKI from the coding sequence TTGAAGTGTCACATTTGCAGCCAAGAGACTTTGTCTTTTGCAGATCCAAAAACAACTATTCTCTATTATCAGTGCAGGGAGTGCGAGTATATATTTAAATCCCCTAAATACTATCAGGATTTGGCTGTTCAGCAAAAGAGATATGATCTGCATCAAAATAACGAAAACGATGCAGGATATCGCGAGTACTATCGGCGCTTTTTGAATTTTATCTTGCCTTTTGCCGGTCATGCAAAAAATGGATTGGATTTTGGGTGCGGCGCCACCTCTCTTCTGTCGGATATGATTGCAAAAAACAATATAGTGTGCGACTACTATGATCCTATCTATCATTCCGATCTGATTGATAAAAATAAAAAATATGATCTTATCGTCTCGACGGAAGTGTTTGAGCATTTGCATCATCCTAAATTAGTCTTTGAGTCCCTTTTAAATAGATTGAGTGATAATGGGATACTGGCAGTACAAACGCAATTTCATACCAACAATAGAGAAGATTTTTTACGTTGGTACTATCATCATGACGCAACACATATTGTTTTTTTTACAGCCAAGACTTTTATGGTACTCAGTGAACAGTTTAATTGCAAGCTTGTGGGGAATAATGGAAAAAATATAGTAGTGATCAGGAAAAATTCTACTAAAATCCCAAAAATATTTGAATCTGGCAAGATTTAA